A window from Gasterosteus aculeatus chromosome 14, fGasAcu3.hap1.1, whole genome shotgun sequence encodes these proteins:
- the sec16a gene encoding protein transport protein Sec16A isoform X4 yields the protein MQRPPATGPPGASGPPPPGPDMYRRTRPHKHATAAAATAQPITNPFAFVRAPPPMAAGPSLAAGGLPTVPSSNPPPMQAPPNTMYSQASSGLPPQLQTRGDVPAPHSGPPPSSLPGVTLFNPHSAASPGVYPAPSPVGYASSHTEQGYFNSTEPTPSMTTEPPSLAPVPGQTPFNQEFQRQPAPQPMMFQPVPPTTSYSQWPPDHGSRPPSVQNYFQPTSDPPPQAFNLPPQTQMYPSHTPSPHHNTPTPPTHAGRPQVQAPLPPQNPVNPPSSQWPDPNAPQQHNSHFQNPSYFSQTSAPQDSWFNTPPLDSGYHQMGTGPAHAHPRPYSVGSQQASNTGPAPNSAPAPVQVPYSQESGSLSMFFKDNDVENEETLAGDRNKAVNGLPGSFQPQSNPQAHSGQADVPLDYQGPPPADNSHLPYMSDGNPQASTHMSPDPHYDHVENLECVPNQEVLPSDIHGIPAAAGAAPGAAHVDQYETGPNLETPDSIQRPIRSASVSSNYSNMSHGSGSGTRRQQGVVGTFIQQESPRLTDDANLSAATGGYFEQIDTSPAVDVGVPHSSLEQMWPTTPSPPKPTGIFQASANSSFEPVRSHGVGVRPAEVDTANVVAEMGADAIPGNLEQPPDNMENIYGSAGGVPNLPHPVVHSLSRPSSRAFGGSRPCESPATTLWAQHDPGSLAASIVLAPAAPTVLAPLREPSTDVIQPPEDGPLDLQPSQRIQPSSQQHSENLENPPEVSEAEPTDPQGILGYASLLVSDSLDQPVLIAPPVSNYSVISPSTPAQASSQSSPRETTPPVRIVPQEQPPMTSNHNPLFAPGFMSFNSSASNQSPLNLTRDNTQAATQDNTTPPVRPPLSRGQSLAGDGPSSPQVNPQASPATAPVSNHNQPSNYELLDFSMHQSQAQNPTSGHPLSLHESPQSSNGFYLQVTKDAQQGVRAQGNVPVQMPASSSTPQVPPAPSQAAANSQPPPAEHPRTSDPRAAPQGQNDAPPVSGSGGQPSRDQYPPPAQGPPTGRAPPSAVAAAAAYPPWPAGPVPPGASHPAAAEPPRPPSSAGSQQGYGPPPPVPGQMYGGYYGNYGEYPDSRYPPGQYPPQPGQYPPPPGPYPPPPGDPRAQQYYQEGPYRGRVDPWYGRYEGQIPQARDPNYQYREPQPERPSSRASQYSDRPSSRQGYPEDYQRANPSAYSEYYADYAKHYEYGGYNYGQYDPRYREYYDPAYWANYGDSYKARDNLYNQQAYPARKEGYEDQWQYYPGYDASFDDDYRRRREPYADDFDRRSVHSEQSAHSVHSSQSHHSRRSSFSSRSQQSQVYTSQPDLVSAVYDTTSSTLAVDYSYAQYPNQPDATQNYSQYLYPSEYTADSTWIAPDQPPPRPATPEKFTMPHRCARFGPGGHLVQVLPNLPSAGQPALVDIHNLETILQDTPDQAELRSFPGPLVKEETHKVDVIKFSQNKALECSRDNNLLDRDSARLLWEFIVLLCRQNGTVVGTDIADLLLKEHRSVWLPGKSPNEANLIDFNNEPLARAEEGPGAGPLSLLSDTFMTVPENLGKETERFRELLLFGRKKDALEAAMKGGLWGHALLLASKMDNRTHARVMTRFANSLPINDPLQTVYQLMSGRMPASATCCGEEKWGDWRPHLAMVLSNLTHTLDLDTRTITTMGDTLVSKGLVDAAHFCYLMAQVGLGVFTKKSTKMVLIGSNHSLSFHQCATNEAIQRTEAYEYAQSLGSQSCSLPNFQVFKLIYACRLAEAGLSAQAFHYCEVISRNVLMQPSYYSPVFISQIIQMSEKLRFFDPQLKEKPEQELFNEPEWLIHLRQLDGQMRTGVITYNEDRATPTQFDCSSPSSDLDQLSPAEPYSVPHANHEVDGPAPDNQLMSSLLPGAQPQGVQLMPPAPTSILQDGMAPPQPLPTGEVPQFYPVPPSGPPGHMALSGYPPQDPGFAPPPFQPQPEQTEMYPGAHQQPLHAGHTSPYAHPAQLPHSPVQMNPPPPQMHHHMPNHVNQHMPPSPGHMAPAQQMSHPPPEMHAAQAISSSPRRSSFTPQMDFYDHMAHVAPGRRSRTTSQSSMHMASGRRSRTTSESSTHSGGRERSNSAVKQASPPPPSIPEQPRAEESKRVKKDSPKKGGGRGGGGGGGGGGWLNWLYRKGKNEAHLPDDKNKSIVWDENKQKWVDLNEPEEESKPLPPPPPGFPKMPHMPGPGGPGGPPSGGPPVNMFSRRAGTKSRYVDVLNPGRIAKPGGTAPPPAEIFAPLAPMSMPANLFVPSSAPGDQQPLEGSEGANQEQNSPNAIAATQMFNPTLLPPAPEGPAMPDGSRSGESPAQETAPAGGVTFYNPAAQFAQPSGGGARSGRLGGPRQYPVLK from the exons ATGCAGCGTCCTCCTGCGACCGGACCTCCAGGAGCCTCGGGCCCACCTCCGCCCGGGCCCGATATGTACCGCAGGACCAGGCCTCACAAGCATGcaacggcagcagcagccactgCACAACCCATCACAAACCCTTTTGCTTTTGTTAGAGCGCCTCCCCCTATGGCTGCAGGTCCGTCTTTGGCTGCAGGTGGTCTCCCAACAGTACCCAGCAGCAATCCCCCACCAATGCAAGCCCCACCTAACACCATGTACTCTCAGGCCAGCTCAGGGCTGCCTCCACAACTGCAGACGCGGGGGGATGTCCCAGCTCCTCATTCTGGTCCGCCACCCTCCTCTCTACCAGGGGTGACGCTGTTCAACCCTCACAGTGCAGCATCCCCCGGTGTCTACCCAGCACCCAGTCCTGTAGGATATGCATCGTCGCATACTGAACAGGGTTATTTTAATTCAACAGAACCGACGCCATCTATGACCACAGAGCCGCCGTCTTTGGCCCCAGTACCGGGCCAGACCCCTTTCAACCAGGAATTTCAACGACAGCCTGCTCCTCAGCCCATGATGTTCCAGCCCGttccccccaccacctcctatTCTCAGTGGCCCCCTGATCATGGAAGTCGCCCTCCGTCTGTTCAGAATTATTTCCAGCCTACTAGTGACCCTCCGCCACAGGCTTTCAATTTACCCCCACAGACCCAGATGTACCCCTCCCACACCCCATCGCCCCATCacaacacccccacccctccaacaCACGCCGGACGTCCCCAGGTtcaagctcctcttcctccccaaaaCCCTGTAAATCCCCCAAGTTCACAGTGGCCCGACCCAAATGCACCTCAGCAGCATAATTCCCACTTCCAAAATCCAAGCTATTTCAGTCAGACATCTGCCCCCCAGGACTCATGGTTCAATACACCTCCATTGGACTCAGGCTACCACCAAATGGGGACCGGCCCAGCGCATGCTCACCCCCGGCCTTACTCTGTTGGATCGCAACAAGCGTCCAACACTGGGCCTGCACCTAATTCTGCCCCTGCCCCAGTCCAAGTCCCGTACTCTCAGGAGTCTGGTTCACTCTCAATGTTCTTCAAAGACAATGATGTGGAAAACGAGGAAACACTGGCCGGAGACCGAAACAAGGCAGTCAACGGTCTCCCGGGATCCTTTCAGCCTCAGAGCAACCCACAAGCCCATAGTGGCCAAGCAGATGTTCCTTTGGATTATCAAGGACCTCCTCCAGCAGATAATTCCCACCTACCGTACATGAGTGATGGAAACCCTCAGGCAAGCACCCATATGTCTCCTGATCCCCATTACGACCATGTGGAGAATTTGGAGTGTGTGCCGAACCAGGAAGTATTACCCAGTGATATCCATGgcatccctgctgctgctggtgctgctcctGGTGCAGCGCATGTCGACCAGTATGAAACCGGCCCTAACCTGGAGACTCCTGATTCCATCCAAAGACCGATTAGATCTGCCAGCGTGTCCTCCAACTATAGCAATATGAGCCATGGAAGTGGAAGCGGCACCCGAAGGCAGCAGGGAGTAGTCGGTACCTTTATTCAGCAGGAAAGCCCGCGTCTCACCGATGATGCCAACCTCTCTGCTGCCACTGGAGGCTACTTTGAGCAGATCGACACTTCTCCAGCTGTTGATGTGGGCGTGCCACACAGCTCCCTGGAGCAGATGTGGCCCACCACACCTAGCCCCCCCAAACCAACTGGTATCTTTCAGGCCAGTGCAAACAGCTCCTTTGAACCTGTACGCTCCCATGGGGTTGGGGTGCGTCCGGCCGAAGTTGATACGGCCAACGTGGTTGCAGAAATGGGTGCCGATGCTATCCCCGGCAATCTGGAGCAGCCGCCGGATAACATGGAAAATATTTATGGCTCAGCAGGGGGTGTTCCTAATCTGCCACACCCAGTggttcactctctctctcgacCTTCATCCCGTGCTTTTGGGGGCAGTCGGCCCTGCGAGAGCCCCGCCACGACCCTGTGGGCTCAGCATGATCCCGGCAGCCTGGCCGCCAGCATCGTCCTGGCCCCCGCAGCCCCAACAGTACTCGCCCCTTTACGGGAGCCCAGTACCGATGTCATCCAACCTCCAGAGGATGGCCCGCTGGACCTGCAACCCTCTCAGAGAATCCAGCCATCTTCACAGCAGCACTCGGAGAACCTAGAGAACCCACCAGAGGTGAGTGAGGCAGAGCCGACCGACCCTCAAGGCATCCTGGGCTACGCTTCTCTCCTTGTGTCCGACTCGCTCGATCAGCCGGTATTGATTGCCCCGCCGGTGTCCAATTACAGTGTGATCTCCCCCAGTACCCCTGCTCAAGCATCCAGTCAAAGTAGCCCAAGGGAAACAACCCCCCCTGTAAGAATTGTCCCACAGGAACAACCTCCAATGACCTCCAATCACAATCCATTGTTTGCCCCTGGATTTATGAGCTTCAATTCTTCTGCATCTAACCAGAGTCCGCTCAATCTGACTCGAGACAACACACAAGCAGCAACACAAGACAACACAACTCCGCCGGTCCGCCCTCCTCTCTCAAGGGGCCAATCGCTGGCTGGAGACGGCCCCTCTTCTCCCCAAGTTAATCCACAGGCTTCTCCCGCAACTGCTCCTGTCTCTAATCATAATCAGCCGTCAAATTATGAACTGCTTGATTTTTCTATGCACCAATCACAAGCCCAGAACCCAACGTCTGGCCATCCTTTGTCTCTACACGAGTCACCGCAGTCTAGTAATGGATTTTACCTACAGGTCACCAAAGATGCTCAGCAGGGGGTAAGAGCACAAGGGAATGTCCCTGTCCAGATGCCGGCCTCTTCATCTACCCCACAGGTACCACCAGCACCCTCCCAAGCAGCTGCAAACAGCCAACCCCCACCGGCCGAACATCCCAGGACATCCGACCCTCGGGCGGCGCCGCAGGGACAGAATGATGCTCCTCCTGTTTCAGGGAGTGGAGGACAACCCTCTAGGGACCAGTATCCACCTCCAGCACAGGGGCCTCCCACAGGGAGGGCTCCCCcatccgctgttgctgctgctgctgcatacccCCCATGGCCTGCGGGACCAGTACCTCCAGGAGCTTCCCACCCAGCTGCCGCAGAACCACCTCGACCGCCTTCCTCTGCAGGCAGCCAGCAAGGCTATGGACCCCCTCCTCCAGTGCCAGGGCAGATGTATGGTGGCTATTATGGTAATTATGGAGAATACCCGGATAGCAGGTATCCACCTGGCCAGTACCCACCTCAACCTGGCCAGTACCCACCTCCGCCTGGCCCGTATCCACCTCCGCCTGGGGATCCTAGAGCACAGCAATATTATCAA GAGGGTCCATACAGGGGCAGAGTAGATCCTTGGTACGGCCGATATGAGGGGCAGATCCCACAGGCTCGCGATCCAAACTACCAGTACAGAGAGCCCCAGCCTGAGCGCCCCAGCTCCAGAGCCAGTCAGTACTCTGACAGGCCCTCATCCAG GCAAGGATATCCTGAAGATTACCAGAGAGCCAACCCAAGTGCCTACAGTGAATATTATGCAGATTACGCCAAACACTATGAATACGGAG GCTACAACTACGGACAGTATGACCCCCGGTACAGAGAATACTATGATCCCGCCTACTGGGCGAATTATGGTGACAGCTACAAAGCCAGAGACAACTTGTACAATCAACAGGCTTATCCTGCCAG GAAAGAGGGCTACGAGGATCAGTGGCAGTACTACCCCGGCTATGATGCCAGCTTCGATGATGACTACCGGCGACGCAGAGAGCCGTACGCCGATGACTTTGACCGGCGCAGCGTCCACAGCGAGCAGTCGGCGCACAGTGTGCACAGCTCTCAGAGCCACCACAGCAGGCGGAGCAGCTTCAGCTCGCGATCACAACAG AGCCAGGTGTACACAAGCCAGCCTGACTTGGTGTCAGCAGTCTATGACACCACATCATCCACGCTGGCTGTGGACTACTCCTATGCACAGTACCCCAACCAGCCTGATGCCACCCAGAACTACAGCCAGTACCTGTATCCCTCCGAGTACACGGCAGACAGCACCTGGATCGCCCCTGATCAGC CTCCTCCACGTCCTGCAACTCCAGAGAAGTTCACGATGCCCCACCGTTGTGCCCGCTTTGGACCTGGCGGTCATCTGGTTCAAGTTCTGCCCAACCTCCCCTCAGCTGGACAGCCTGCTCTCGTTGATATCCACAATTTGGAG ACCATCCTGCAAGATACCCCGGATCAGGCTGAGCTCCGATCTTTCCCTGGACCGCTTGTTAA GGAGGAGACCCACAAGGTGGACGTGATCAAGTTCTCCCAGAACAAAGCGCTGGAGTGTTCCCGTGACAACAACCTCTTGGACAGGGACTCTGCCCGCCTGCTCTGGGAATTCATCGTGCTGCTCTGCAGACAGAACGGG ACCGTGGTCGGCACGGACATCGCCGACCTGCTGCTCAAGGAGCACCGCTCAGTGTGGCTGCCGGGCAAAAGTCCAAACGAAGCCAACTTGATTGATTTCAACAACGAACCGCTGGCACGAGCCGAGGAGGGCCCAGGAGCCGGGCCGCTATCCCTCCTATCCGACACCTTCATGACCGTCCCAGAGAACCTTGGCAAGGAAACCGAACGCTTccgggagctgctgctgtttggccGCAAGAAG GACGCCCTAGAGGCGGCTATGAAGGGGGGTCTCTGGGGCCACGCCCTGCTGTTGGCCAGTAAGATGGACAACCGGACCCATGCACGTGTCATGACAAG GTTTGCCAACAGTTTGCCCATCAATGACCCTCTTCAGACAGTGTACCAGCTCATGTCTGGGAGGATGCCTGCATCAGCCACC TGCTGCGGGGAGGAGAAGTGGGGGGACTGGCGCCCCCACCTGGCCATGGTGCTGTccaacctcacacacacgctggacCTGGACACTCGCACCATCACCACTATGGGGGACACCCTCG TATCCAAGGGGCTGGTTGACGCCGCTCACTTCTGCTACTTGATGGCCCAGGTCGGTCTGGGAGTCTTCACGAAGAAGAGCACCAAGATGGTTCTGATCGGCTCCAACCACAG TTTGTCCTTTCACCAATGTGCGACCAATGAAGCTATCCAGAGGACTGAGGCCTACGAGTATGCTCAGTCTCTGGGCTCGCAGTCGTGCTCACTACCCAATTTCCAG GTGTTCAAGTTGATCTATGCATGCCGTCTGGCCGAAGCGGGTCTGAGCGCTCAGGCCTTCCACTACTGTGAAGTCATTTCACGGAATGTCCTCATGCAGCCTTCCTATTACTCTCCTGTTTTCATAAGCCAAATTATACAG ATGTCGGAAAAGCTGCGATTCTTTGATCCACAACTGAAGGAGAAGCCGGAGCAGGAGTTGTTCAATGAGCCGGAATGGCTGATCCACCTCAGGCAGCTGGATGGACAgatgagg ACGGGAGTGATCACATACAACGAAGACCGAGCAACTCCTACACAGTTCGACTGCAGCAGCCCCAGCTCCGACCTGGACCAGCTGAGTCCAGCGGAACCGTACAGCGTGCCTCATGCTAATCATGAGGTAGACGGCCCCGCCCCCGACAACCAACTGATGAGCTCTTTACTGCCCGGGGCTCAACCGCAGGGAGTTCAGCTGATGCCCCCAG CTCCCACCTCTATCCTCCAAGACGGGATGGCACCTCCTCAGCCCTTGCCCACCGGTGAGGTCCCCCAGTTCTACCCAGTACCCCCCAGTGGACCCCCAGGCCACATGGCCCTCTCGGGCTACCCTCCACAGGACCCTGGCTTTGCCCCGCCTCCCTTTCAACCCCAACCGGAGCAGACCGAGATGTACCCAGGAGCCCATCAGCAGCCTCTTCATGCGGGCCACACGTCTCCGTACGCGCACCCCGCTCAGCTGCCGCATTCACCAGTACAGATGAACCCCCCGCCGCCCCAGATGCACCATCACATGCCCAATCACGTGAACCAACACATGCCCCCTTCCCCCGGGCACATGGCGCCTGCACAGCAGATGTCCCACCCCCCGCCGGAGATGCACGCTGCTCAGGCCATATCCTCCTCCCCACGCAGGAGCTCCTTCACACCACAGATGGACTTCTATGACCACATGGCTCACGTT GCCCCCGGCAGGAGGTCACGGACAACGTCACAGTCTTCGATGCATATG GCTTCGGGGCGCCGCTCTCGCACCACCTCAGAATCTTCTACTCACTCGGGCGGCAGGGAGCGGAGCAACTCGGCCGTCAAGCAGGCCTCTCCGCCTCCGCCCTCGATCCCCGAACAGCCGCGCGCAGAAGAGTCCAAGAGAGTCAAGAAAGACTCCCCGAAAAAG GGTGGTGgtaggggtggaggaggaggaggaggtggtggtggttggcTAAACTGGCTCTATAGGAAGGGAAAGAACGAGGCTCACTTGCCcgatgacaaaaacaaatct ATTGTCTGGGATGAAAATAAGCAGAAATGGGTGGACTTGAACGAGCCTGAAGAGGAG agcaagccccttccacctcctccccccggctTTCCCAAGATGCCACACATGCCTGGTCCCGGAGGACCTGGCGGACCTCCGAGTGGTGGCCCTCCTGTCAACATGTTCTCCAGGAGAGCGG gcACAAAGAGCCGGTATGTGGACGTTCTGAACCCCGGCAGGATTGCTAAGCCGGGCGGAACGGCGCCTCCTCCTGCGGAGATCTTCGCCCCTTTGGCGCCAATGTCCATGCCCGCTAACTTGTTTGTGCCTAGTTCGG CTCCTGGCGATCAACAACCTCTGGAAGGCAGCGAAGGAGCAAATCAGGAGCAGAATTCACCGAACGCCATCGCTGCTACACAG ATGTTCAACCCAACGTTGTTACCGCCCGCCCCAGAAGGTCCTGCCATGCCTGATGGTTCACGATCCGGGGAG AGTCCCGCCCAGGAAACGGCACCCGCTGGAGGCGTCACCTTTTATAACCCTGCAGCACAGTTTGCACAG CCATCGGGAGGCGGAGCCCGCTCTGGGCGTTTGGGGGGTCCGCGGCAGTACCCGGTGTTGAAATAA